A single genomic interval of Stieleria maiorica harbors:
- a CDS encoding PSD1 and planctomycete cytochrome C domain-containing protein produces MHRSFWQAAWGPFWLTVVLSVGIQAAEIDFVRDVQPIFQKHCVSCHGAESQKSGLRLDIKSEAFKGVDGWGPSLVAGRASESPIIELVTSEDVDSRMPPEGDPLSAAEIAVLTEWIDSGALWPDGVDLAELEDRLDHWSFKPMTSPTAPEVQRGDWPRGSIDRFVLSRLEQDGLSPAPEADVVSWLRRVSVDLTGLPPTPREVNEFIEQARRGEAAYAIAVNRLLQSPRYGERWAQHWLDVVRYADTHGFEVNTERPNAWPYRDYVIAAMNADTPYDRFIKEQIAGDALGADAATGFLVTASVLLPGQIGKDAPSMRLARQDALDEIVNNVSQTFLGMSVGCARCHDHKFDPITAKDYYSMQAFVAGVEYGDRKLRTPHSEALERQADAFRERVAEIDDRLALLVPPARPRVDQELETYTSNARENTETFEPLDARFVRFTIHDANLHPSLGLIEPCLDEVQIFTDEAEPRNVALASHGTKVTASGSRMSSNHKLEHINDGQFGNSRSWMSDSKGTGWVMFELPDSARIAKVVWSRDRNGKFTDRLATAYTLEAGSSIDQLRTVKHVPPQRASVNAAINIDRFSTVGLNDDETRLANRLLGEKRSLEQRIKAAERGQVAFAGTFRQPDEIHRLHRGDPEQPREAVAPAVLSAIGELALPIEAAEQQRRRALADWIADPQNPLTARVMVNRIWQGHFGIGLVDTPNDFGRNGTAPTHPRLLDWLAQEFIRSGWSIKHMHRLIVLSSTYRQSNQFDPQAAAVDADVRLLWRYPSRRLEAEAIRDAMLAASGQLNLKMGGRGFNLFNKRGGLSGFTPVDSFGDDGLRRMIYAHKVRRERDAVFGAFDCPDAGQSTARRIESTTPIQALNLLNSRFTIETAAALAERVAAEAGDEIGDQIRRAYQVVFNRDPEHDELHQAIPVIREFGLETLCRAMFNSNEFLFYP; encoded by the coding sequence ATGCACCGAAGTTTTTGGCAAGCTGCTTGGGGGCCGTTTTGGTTGACGGTCGTGCTGTCAGTTGGAATTCAAGCCGCGGAGATCGATTTTGTCCGCGACGTGCAACCGATCTTTCAGAAACATTGCGTCTCCTGTCATGGGGCGGAGAGCCAGAAAAGCGGATTGCGGCTGGACATCAAATCGGAGGCGTTCAAGGGAGTTGACGGATGGGGGCCGAGTCTGGTTGCCGGGCGAGCGAGCGAGAGCCCGATCATCGAACTGGTCACCAGCGAAGACGTTGATTCACGCATGCCGCCTGAGGGGGATCCGCTCTCAGCAGCTGAGATCGCAGTGTTAACCGAGTGGATCGATTCCGGAGCCCTGTGGCCCGATGGGGTGGATCTGGCCGAATTGGAAGATCGGCTGGATCACTGGTCGTTCAAACCGATGACGTCTCCGACCGCTCCCGAAGTCCAACGTGGCGATTGGCCTCGCGGTTCGATCGATCGCTTCGTGCTCTCGCGATTGGAGCAGGACGGTTTGTCGCCAGCGCCCGAAGCGGACGTGGTGAGCTGGTTGCGACGCGTCAGTGTTGACTTGACCGGACTGCCACCGACGCCGCGGGAGGTCAACGAGTTCATCGAGCAGGCCCGACGCGGCGAAGCGGCCTACGCCATCGCGGTGAACCGGTTGCTTCAATCGCCTCGTTACGGCGAACGCTGGGCACAACACTGGTTGGACGTCGTGCGTTATGCGGACACCCATGGGTTTGAAGTCAACACCGAGCGACCCAACGCGTGGCCTTACCGAGACTACGTGATCGCCGCGATGAACGCGGACACGCCCTACGACCGATTCATCAAAGAACAGATCGCCGGCGATGCTCTGGGGGCTGACGCGGCAACGGGGTTTCTGGTGACCGCGTCGGTCTTGCTGCCTGGACAGATCGGCAAGGACGCGCCGTCGATGCGGTTGGCTCGCCAAGACGCATTGGACGAAATCGTGAACAACGTCTCGCAGACCTTTCTGGGGATGAGTGTCGGTTGTGCCCGTTGTCACGACCACAAATTCGATCCGATCACCGCGAAGGACTATTACAGCATGCAGGCGTTTGTCGCCGGTGTGGAATACGGCGATCGCAAACTGCGCACGCCACACAGCGAGGCGTTGGAGCGACAGGCGGATGCGTTTCGCGAGCGTGTGGCGGAGATCGACGATCGATTGGCCTTGCTGGTCCCGCCGGCCAGACCACGCGTCGATCAGGAACTGGAAACGTACACCAGCAATGCTCGTGAGAATACCGAGACGTTTGAACCGCTGGATGCAAGGTTCGTGCGTTTTACGATTCATGATGCCAATTTGCATCCCAGCCTGGGATTGATCGAACCGTGTCTGGATGAGGTTCAAATCTTCACCGACGAAGCGGAACCGCGCAACGTGGCACTGGCATCCCACGGCACCAAGGTGACCGCGTCTGGCAGCCGTATGTCGTCCAACCACAAACTGGAACACATCAACGATGGCCAATTCGGTAACTCGCGAAGTTGGATGTCCGATTCCAAAGGCACCGGATGGGTGATGTTTGAATTGCCCGATTCCGCTCGGATCGCGAAGGTCGTCTGGAGTCGTGATCGAAACGGCAAATTCACCGATCGGCTTGCCACGGCGTACACCTTGGAAGCCGGCTCATCGATCGATCAACTGCGGACGGTGAAACACGTCCCGCCCCAGCGAGCGAGCGTCAATGCTGCCATCAACATCGACCGATTTTCGACCGTGGGGCTAAACGACGATGAAACGCGACTGGCAAATCGCTTGCTAGGTGAAAAGCGTTCGCTGGAACAAAGGATCAAGGCTGCCGAGCGTGGCCAGGTCGCGTTTGCGGGGACCTTTCGCCAACCTGACGAGATTCACCGACTCCACCGCGGCGATCCCGAGCAGCCTCGCGAGGCCGTTGCTCCCGCGGTATTGAGTGCAATCGGCGAGCTGGCCCTGCCGATCGAGGCCGCTGAACAACAACGCCGTCGCGCACTGGCTGACTGGATCGCCGACCCACAGAACCCGCTCACCGCCCGGGTGATGGTCAACCGGATCTGGCAAGGGCACTTCGGCATCGGACTGGTCGACACCCCAAATGATTTCGGCCGCAACGGGACGGCTCCCACGCACCCAAGGCTGTTGGACTGGCTGGCACAGGAATTCATTCGTTCGGGCTGGTCGATCAAACACATGCACCGGCTGATCGTTTTGTCATCGACTTACCGGCAATCGAACCAGTTCGATCCCCAAGCGGCGGCGGTGGACGCCGATGTTCGGCTGTTGTGGCGTTATCCATCGCGACGCTTAGAAGCCGAAGCCATTCGCGATGCGATGCTAGCCGCCAGCGGCCAATTGAACCTGAAAATGGGCGGTCGTGGATTCAATCTGTTCAACAAACGCGGTGGATTGTCCGGGTTTACGCCGGTCGACTCGTTCGGAGATGATGGTTTGCGGCGGATGATCTACGCGCACAAAGTCCGACGGGAGCGAGATGCTGTATTCGGCGCATTTGATTGCCCCGACGCAGGCCAAAGCACTGCCCGCCGGATCGAATCCACCACGCCGATTCAGGCATTGAACCTGTTGAACAGTCGGTTCACGATCGAGACCGCGGCGGCGTTGGCCGAGCGAGTGGCGGCGGAAGCGGGCGACGAAATTGGCGACCAGATAAGACGTGCCTATCAAGTCGTTTTCAATCGAGATCCCGAACACGACGAATTGCACCAGGCAATCCCTGTCATACGCGAGTTTGGCTTGGAAACACTTTGCCGAGCGATGTTCAACAGCAACGAGTTTTTATTCTATCCCTGA
- a CDS encoding DUF1501 domain-containing protein: MTSLSPNGRQFLNRRNFLGGSAGALGSIALLDLLSGDHLLAARPLIDPARPFAPRESHFPGKAKRVVVIFCAGAVSQLETWDYKPELIKFDGQPLPDGPAVTFQGPAGNLARPQYTFRQRGQTGKWVSDMIPHLAELTDDIAFIHSLTSKSNTHGPAENFLSTGTPLDGFPSLGSWASYALGSENQDLPAYVAIPDPRGVPQNGSNNWGPGFLPAAFQGTPLSSKEPIRHLKAPIVSPGADRAARSLLQQMNQRHLQQHPGDNKLAARIASYELAARMQLSVPEITDLSSEPEYLLKSYGADDESNPVRAAFARNCLLARRLIESGVRFVQLFNGAYASGGELNWDGHNKLKEQYDKHAAILDQPAAAMIKDMKARGLLEDTLVIWCTEFGRMPFFQKGSKGRDHNPDGFTCWMTGAGVKPGVSHGVTDDLGQKAVQDVHPLYDFNATILHLLGLDHERLTFQHNGIERRLTNVEGHVIREILA; the protein is encoded by the coding sequence ATGACTTCACTCTCACCCAACGGACGTCAATTCCTCAATCGACGCAACTTCCTGGGCGGGTCCGCCGGGGCGTTGGGTTCGATCGCGTTATTGGATTTATTGTCCGGCGATCACCTGCTGGCGGCGCGTCCGCTGATTGATCCGGCGCGTCCGTTCGCGCCCCGTGAAAGTCACTTTCCCGGAAAGGCGAAACGCGTCGTCGTGATCTTCTGTGCCGGAGCGGTCAGCCAGCTTGAAACCTGGGACTACAAACCGGAACTGATCAAATTCGACGGCCAACCGCTTCCAGATGGGCCGGCGGTAACCTTTCAAGGTCCCGCGGGAAACTTGGCCCGGCCACAATACACGTTTCGACAACGCGGCCAGACGGGCAAGTGGGTTAGTGACATGATCCCGCACCTGGCGGAATTGACCGACGACATCGCGTTCATCCACTCGCTGACCAGCAAGAGCAACACGCACGGCCCGGCGGAAAACTTTCTTTCGACCGGGACGCCGCTGGACGGGTTCCCCAGTCTGGGATCCTGGGCCAGTTATGCGTTGGGCAGCGAGAATCAGGACTTACCCGCATATGTCGCAATCCCCGATCCACGTGGCGTCCCGCAAAATGGATCCAACAACTGGGGGCCGGGGTTCTTGCCCGCCGCGTTTCAGGGCACACCGCTCAGTTCGAAGGAGCCGATTCGACATCTGAAGGCGCCGATCGTATCGCCCGGAGCCGATCGTGCCGCACGTTCCTTGCTCCAGCAGATGAACCAACGCCATTTGCAGCAACATCCCGGCGATAACAAACTGGCCGCGCGGATCGCCAGCTATGAACTCGCAGCCAGAATGCAATTGAGTGTGCCGGAGATCACCGATTTGAGTTCCGAACCGGAGTACCTGTTGAAGAGCTACGGGGCCGATGATGAATCGAATCCGGTTCGCGCCGCATTCGCACGCAACTGCCTTCTTGCCCGCCGGTTGATCGAAAGCGGTGTCCGGTTTGTGCAGTTGTTTAACGGTGCGTATGCCAGCGGCGGGGAACTCAACTGGGACGGACACAACAAGCTAAAGGAACAATACGACAAGCACGCCGCAATCCTGGATCAACCCGCCGCCGCGATGATCAAGGACATGAAGGCGCGGGGATTGCTGGAAGACACGTTGGTGATTTGGTGCACCGAGTTCGGCCGGATGCCATTTTTCCAAAAAGGATCCAAGGGACGGGACCACAATCCCGACGGATTCACGTGCTGGATGACCGGTGCGGGAGTCAAGCCGGGTGTCAGCCACGGTGTGACCGACGATCTGGGACAAAAGGCCGTCCAAGACGTTCATCCGTTGTACGACTTCAACGCCACCATCCTGCATCTGCTGGGTCTGGATCATGAACGATTGACGTTCCAGCACAACGGCATCGAGCGTCGTCTGACGAATGTCGAAGGCCACGTCATCCGTGAGATCCTGGCGTAA
- a CDS encoding PEP-CTERM sorting domain-containing protein: protein MKYFHTFRPSGVLSGILLLLSVSPLSAEIYSGPRETDHAIDGAVAADDQRIVEWADVIDSTRTMFGPRGSTAIDQNGGFNSLGDLDAAEIAAGVSPGFLTVLFPSGIGNGAGHDFAIFENGFAFGTNANGTSGLFAEFAYVDVSTNGSDFARFPSISLNTGPLPGGFGTNFSPFDVTNVYNLAGKHAAGFGTPFDLDELQGDALVAAGLLDLDNIQYVRLVDIPGDGSFLDSQGNPIVDNWLTSGSGGFDFRLGEGLGVGVMNISAVPEPGCFALLGLIAGIGSIRRKRVPRTLKPTVQCQPDA, encoded by the coding sequence ATGAAGTATTTTCACACCTTTCGTCCCAGCGGTGTCCTCAGCGGCATCCTGCTGTTGCTGTCCGTGTCACCCTTGTCCGCCGAAATCTATTCGGGTCCGAGAGAGACCGATCACGCCATCGACGGCGCTGTTGCCGCCGATGACCAACGAATCGTCGAGTGGGCCGACGTGATTGATTCGACGCGGACGATGTTCGGCCCGCGTGGCAGCACAGCGATCGACCAAAACGGCGGTTTCAACAGCCTGGGCGACTTGGATGCCGCGGAAATCGCCGCGGGCGTCTCGCCGGGGTTTTTGACCGTCCTGTTTCCCTCCGGAATCGGCAACGGAGCCGGACACGATTTTGCGATTTTCGAAAATGGGTTCGCCTTCGGCACCAATGCTAATGGCACATCGGGCTTGTTTGCCGAATTCGCCTATGTCGACGTCTCCACCAACGGCTCCGACTTCGCTCGATTCCCAAGTATCAGCCTAAACACCGGTCCCTTGCCGGGAGGTTTCGGAACCAACTTTTCGCCCTTTGACGTCACCAATGTCTACAACCTGGCCGGCAAACACGCAGCTGGCTTTGGAACGCCGTTCGATCTGGATGAATTGCAAGGCGACGCATTGGTGGCCGCGGGATTGTTGGATCTGGACAATATTCAATACGTGCGACTGGTCGACATCCCCGGCGACGGGTCGTTTCTGGACAGTCAAGGCAATCCGATCGTCGACAACTGGCTGACCAGCGGATCGGGCGGATTCGATTTTCGACTCGGCGAAGGACTGGGCGTCGGGGTGATGAATATTTCCGCGGTCCCCGAACCTGGGTGTTTCGCGCTGCTGGGGTTGATCGCCGGAATCGGATCGATACGCCGCAAACGTGTCCCCCGCACTCTAAAACCAACAGTGCAATGCCAGCCCGACGCGTGA